A segment of the Leptolyngbya sp. NIES-3755 genome:
GAATTTTTACCTTATGTGTTCGAGCGCTTTCGTCAGGAAGATAGTTCTATCACCCGTCAATTCGGAGGATTAGGTTTAGGACTCTCTTTGTGTCGCCAACTGGTCGAGGCGCATGGTGGCACGATTTGGGCAGAAAGCGCAGGAATTGGACAGGGAGCAACCTTTACTGTGCAACTGCCGTTAATGTCGGGGAATATTGCTCAAAAACAACCGGTGTTCGAGGTTGTCCAACCGAGTCTCAATGGGGTACGAGTTCTGATTGTGGAAGATGATTTTTCAACCTTACAATTCCTATCTTTCATCGTTGAGCAACAAGGCGCGATCGTGACTCCTGTTTCTTCTGCTCAAGCTGCTTTAGAAGAATTGAAGCGATCGCACTTCGATGTTTTACTCAGCGATATTGGAATGCAAGGAATGGATGGGTTTGCTTTGCTCCATCACATTCGAGCATTTGCGGAAGAATTACCTGCGATCGCGCTTACGGCTTATGCGACTCAGAGCAATCGAGAGCAAGCTTTAGACGCGGGCTACAACGCGCATTTAGCGAAACCGATCGAGCCAGAGAAATTAATTGAAGCGATCGCTAGTGTTCTTGACGCTCGATCGCATTAATTCTTCCCTAATTCCTGTTGCAAAACCTTCCGATAAACATTCGGCAATTCATCACTCATCGAATTGGTTTCAATTCCGTATCCTAAACTTGTCCAAGTCGGAGACAGCATTTTCAAAACGGTTTTAATCTTTCCGTCCTTCAACAATTGCCGAATATCTGAACCCCAAGCGTTCGTATCACTCAACCAGCGATACACCACTTCATCCTGGAATTGCGGCTCGAAACTATAATTGCGCCACATGAAAAATCCATTCGGATCAGGATGATACCGTCTCGCCTTTTCTTCCCAAGTGGTTGTAATAAATTGGTAACGTCCTGCGGCAGTGGTGCAGTTTCCCATGTTAGGACCATTGACGATCGTGATACAGCGATCGGGATGCTGACTTAAATTCTCCACACGAGAGCCACCGTACATCACCGTATATGGATTTCGCACATTTGATTCACTCGCTGAAATCGTTCGCATCAAAGCTCGAATATACGGATCGCCACCCCGCATGACTAAAGGGGCATTGGCTCCACGTTCTGCACTATCAAAATTGAAGAACGCAGGACGCTTTCCTTGCATGTGACCAATGAGCAGCACGATCGCGAAAATAATCATGCTGCGAACCAGCCAAGAACCAACATTCTGTTCAAGTGGGTCAACTTTCGGGGTCTCTGGCTTTTTAGAATTCGTTTTTGTCATACAACAAATCACGCACTGTGCAGCATTCTAGCTTTGATTTTGCCAATCAACCTGTCATTTTATTCAATAACGGTGCAGCCCCTAACAAAGATTGAGTATACGAATGTTTGGGATGTTTGAATACAGCTTGAGTTTCACCGAGTTCAACAATTTTGCCACCGTTCATCACCGCAATACGATCGCAGAAATATCGCGCCACCCACAAATCATGAGTGATGAACAGATACGTCAGATCGAATTCTTTTTTCAAATCCTGCATCAGTTGTAGAACTTGAGTTTGAACGGTTGCATCAAGCATACTGACAGGCTCATCGCAAATAACTAATCGAGGACGAGTAATCAATGCACGAGCGATCGCGACTCTCTGTTGTTGTCCACCTGAAAGTTCTCCTGGATAGCGGTTATAGAACGATTCCACAGGCGTTAATCCAACTCGTTCTAAAACATATTCCACTTCTTGCTTCGCTTTTTCAGGCGTTGCAAGCTGATGAATGAGTAATGGATCTGCAATACTTTCTCCGATCGTCATTCTGGGATTCAAACAAGCGTGTGGATCTTGAAAGATCATCTGAATTTGTCGCCGCTGTTGTTGTAATTGTTCGCGGTTCAGTTTGGTAAGATTTTGACCCAAAAATTCTACTTTGCCCCCAGTTGGTTTGAGCAGTTGAAGAATCGTGCGTGATAAAGTGCTTTTCCCACAACCCGATTCGCCCACGAGTCCAAGCGTTTCACCAGGATACAGTTCAAGATCAATCCCATCTACGGCGCGAATTGTTCGATCGTTCTTATCAAACAGTTTTGAGATGAAATTCGACTCGATCGTATAGTGCTGTTTGAGTTCCGATAATTTCAAAATCGGGGCAACATCAGGACGATCGCTTTCAACGATCGCATCAGAATCTTTTTGTAGGTGCAATGCTGAATCGAGTAAGGTTCGCGTATAAGAATGTTGCGGATTACGGAATACGGATTCGGTTGAACCTGTTTCGATAATCTCACCGTCGTACATCACTGCAATCCGATCGCAATATTCCGCGATCATTGCCAAATCATGTGAAATCAGAATCAACGCCATATTTCGCTCACTACAAAGGCGCGTCAATTCCTTGAGAATCTGAGCCGAAACGGTAACATCTAAACTGGTCGTGGGTTCATCCGCAACGATTAACTTTGGATTCAATAAAAGTGCCAGCGCGATCGCAACTCTTTGACGCATTCCGCCACTAAATTCATGCGGATACTGTGACCAGCGATTTTCTGGAATGTTGACCGCTTTTAGAGTGTCGATCGCTCTTTGTTTTGCTGCTTTAGTAGACAAATTCGGTTCATGCGACTTCAAAGTTTCGAGACAATGATCACCGATCGTCATTAATGGATCGAGTCGAGTCATCGGATCTTGAAAAATTAGCGCAACCGCTTCACCTCGAAACTTTTGAAGCTCGTTTGGAGATAAATCAAAGACCGATTTTCCCTGAAACTTGACTCGTCCTTCAATCTGAGCCGCATCCGACAATAATCGCATCGCTGCCCGTCCGAGCGTTGACTTGCCACACCCAGATTCACCCACCAATCCAAGCCGTTCTCCAGGTTGCAACACAAACGAGACATTTTTAACGACTTGAGATTGTCCAGCCCGATACGCAACAGACAGATTTTCAACGGAAAACAGCGGCTCGTTCATGAATTTTGGCGATCGCGATTTTTGACTGCAACCACTTTATCTCAATATCTCAATTCCTTGAATTTGAATGAACTGATTCAGCGCTTCTCCACGCTATTCTCTGGCAAGTGGGAGAAGAGCAGGTTTGCACAACAGGTAGAGAATTACTGCTGCGGTGGCTGTACTGATACCCAGTCCAATATGGAAACTCGTCGGTCTGTATTCAAACTCGACTTGATGTTTTCCTGCACTGAGAGAAACACCTCGATAAACATAGTTTGTTCGATACAGTCGCTCTGGTTTACCATCAACTTTGACCGTCCAACCAGGATAGTAAACATCGCTCAAGACGAGAAATGCAGGAGATTTGGCATCCGTTGTCACGGTAACTTTTGTTTCTTCCAAAGCAGCGATCGTAGCTGTTGCATCCACGAGTGGGGGAGACTTCAAGCTGAGAGACCGCTCGATTAAAGCAACTTGAGCGGGGTCGTACAGTCTGCCATCAGGAAGCCTGCCCGTCTGAATGGTCTCATTCACGGTCTTCGCCTCTAATCGAATGACTTCTGGTACGAGCCAAGTACGCGGCATTGCTTGTTGGTTCTCATAGACGATCGAGGAGCCGAGCGTTTCAATCCGTTTCCATTTCGGTGAACCGTCGAGTTCTTCGGCATCTCTGGTCAGGAGAAAGGAGCG
Coding sequences within it:
- a CDS encoding glycoside hydrolase family protein (similar to AA sequence:cyanobase_aa:LBDG_45710); amino-acid sequence: MTKTNSKKPETPKVDPLEQNVGSWLVRSMIIFAIVLLIGHMQGKRPAFFNFDSAERGANAPLVMRGGDPYIRALMRTISASESNVRNPYTVMYGGSRVENLSQHPDRCITIVNGPNMGNCTTAAGRYQFITTTWEEKARRYHPDPNGFFMWRNYSFEPQFQDEVVYRWLSDTNAWGSDIRQLLKDGKIKTVLKMLSPTWTSLGYGIETNSMSDELPNVYRKVLQQELGKN
- a CDS encoding ABC transporter-like protein (similar to AA sequence:cyanobase_aa:LBDG_45700); the protein is MNEPLFSVENLSVAYRAGQSQVVKNVSFVLQPGERLGLVGESGCGKSTLGRAAMRLLSDAAQIEGRVKFQGKSVFDLSPNELQKFRGEAVALIFQDPMTRLDPLMTIGDHCLETLKSHEPNLSTKAAKQRAIDTLKAVNIPENRWSQYPHEFSGGMRQRVAIALALLLNPKLIVADEPTTSLDVTVSAQILKELTRLCSERNMALILISHDLAMIAEYCDRIAVMYDGEIIETGSTESVFRNPQHSYTRTLLDSALHLQKDSDAIVESDRPDVAPILKLSELKQHYTIESNFISKLFDKNDRTIRAVDGIDLELYPGETLGLVGESGCGKSTLSRTILQLLKPTGGKVEFLGQNLTKLNREQLQQQRRQIQMIFQDPHACLNPRMTIGESIADPLLIHQLATPEKAKQEVEYVLERVGLTPVESFYNRYPGELSGGQQQRVAIARALITRPRLVICDEPVSMLDATVQTQVLQLMQDLKKEFDLTYLFITHDLWVARYFCDRIAVMNGGKIVELGETQAVFKHPKHSYTQSLLGAAPLLNKMTG